In the genome of Zootoca vivipara chromosome 6, rZooViv1.1, whole genome shotgun sequence, the window CTTCTTATCCTTCTCGAACCCCTTCCCCCCAGTTCTAGGATTTCGTCGGAAAAAGGCCATGATGTTGAAACTCCTGGTGGCCACCCTCCTCCCGGCCTTGATCCTGGCGGCGCCTCCGCCCATTAGCAAGCTGGCCCTCTTTCCGGACAAGAGCGCCTGGTGTGAGGCGAAGAACATCACCCAGATCGTTGGGCACAGCGGGTGCGAGTCCAAATCCATCCAGAATAGGTACAGTACTGGGCCAATGGATCCAACATCTCCAGATCGCCCGGCGCCATCTTCCCCAAGCTGTGTTGCACTCCCAACTTCCACCAGCTCCGGCCAGCAATGCTCCGGAAATTAATTTCTGCCTCTTCCTGCTAACGTATCACAAGTAAAAGCATCGTGGCTGAAAACCGGTTTGTAATTTTCTGCCGCGACGAAACGTGGGCTACATAGCATTGTTAAGgagttccacatttgtaagaactcaaaaTTTTATCGTGGCAGCAcccgccctttggaactccctgcctattgatatcagacaggcacctttACTAATCCCCCTTTCATTTACTATACTTTCagtgcctgctttaaaaaaaacaacacatttttgtttaggcaagcctacccagttATGtatggtatcaagtttattgcttatagccaaaggctgctgcaatgtatacaatctaattcagtaaaatatatacaaatttggtacaaaacttagaacatttacattatcaaaacatgacctaatcagcacaaagttatggaaacactttaatataccaattgaaacattaaataataaaatttataaactaaaatcacatggccactgatgtattaaaagaaatatgAAACAATACAATTGATAATTCTGTACAACTTTGGTGAGAGAGCTGCCTCTTGGTATGGATGGAGTCAGATtaattcatctcctttacagttaATAGCTACCTCAGCAATATAATTTTTCCTAATTTTCCTGGCGGCAGTTGCAAAAAGTGCTACACGCCAGGTCACATATTTATCTGTGCctgcaaggagataaagaatcataTCAGAAGGATTGGGGCCAGGGGACCTAGTCATTATACCCACATGTATTCTAATCTGTTTTTTaggttatttaatttttaaaaaatgttttaagttgctgtttttaactgtttttaccgataattttgttttattctttttgcaaatcactttgaggtgggtgttgtttttacaatcaagcagtatataagttTTATGACATAAAACAAACACTCAaaacaaaagaataataaataagtaaaaaatgtTGAGAACCCAAGATAGcaatgaccttttaaaaaatagggatGTGGAATCTATGGCCCTCGAGCTTTTGTTGGGCTTCAGCCTCCATCAGTCGAAACCAGCAGGCCTAATGGTGAGggtagatgggagttggagtccggaaACAACTGAAGTCAGAGATGTGATGGAGGTAGCTAGGGACAGTGAAGGCAAGGGATGGTCTAAGTTTGGGGAACGGGAGCCTGgcgttctccagatgttgtagcaCTCCATTTTGCTCTCTAGCACCACCTGTTGGCCATGCTTGGGCCCAGTATGGCCAACGGTCCCCTTCCCTGTATGAAAGGTAGCTAGGGGCAGTGAAGGAAATTGATGACctagttcaggggtggccaactaccaagagactgtgatctactttcagaattaacatctggcaatgatctacccccatttttaaggggttcagctcaaacttgttgagcttttttggggaggaggaaagcccgttttggggggggggttcagctcaaagttcttcagcttttggggggatgAGGGAAGCACCATTGGGGGGGGTTAAGGTgcaggcttttgggggggaagggagttccgtttggggagggaggaaggcaaGGGAAGTAGGGGTTAAGTCACTCACAAAAACATCACTATGAATGAAAACAGCCACACAGAGGAAGCCCCATCTTCCCTTCCTGAGTTCAaacaacaatggagggtgggctgagggggcggggcaggagcCAGATTTACAGATGcagaggaaagggagccagagatcaaCCGTGATCTACCAAAACATtgcggggatctaccagtagatcgtgatcgacctgttggacatccctgacctAGTTCTAACTGTTTTCAGACTTCAGTCCGCAATGGACGCAGCCAGCCTATTGCCAGTGGCCAGAGCTGTAGTTGAGAAACCGTTCGAGAGCTGCAGCTTCCCAGACCCTTGCATTAAAAGATGCCAGAGCTGGGATGGAGGTAGCTAGGGGCAGTGAAGGCAAGGGACGGTCTCAGTCCACTCGGGAAGTTTGGCACTCCTGAACACCACCCGCCCCGATTCTGAACCCGACCCTCATCTCACAGGCTTTTAGCATCTTCCTAATCTTCACCTCTCGTCCGCAGAGCCTGCTTGGGGCAGTGTTTCAGCTACAGCGTTCCCAACACCTTCCCACAGTCCACCGAGTCCCTTGTGCACTGCGACTCTTGCATGCCAGCCCTCTCCATGTGGGAAGTGGTAAGTCACGCCGCTCGGGGTGGGAAATTGTGCGGTGATCGTCCAGGGAAGGGCTGTTAGCATCCCctctctaaaataaataaataaatgggagtattcgtgtggaggggggggaattcactGTGGGGCAGCAAGCAGGGGGCTAgagtgggaatcacaagtgggaagagcgtTGCTGTTGGCTCTGGTTGGCCGATGTCAGTACAGGATGCGGGACTAagtaggccactggcctgatctaagTTTCTTCTTAGACCTCGCCCCTAGGTCCACACAAGATGTGGCGATGGGTACCACCTGCAATGGCTTtagaaagaggattagagaaattcaaaGGAGATAAGGCTATCCCTCGCCACTAACTGTGATGACTGTGCTCTGCtcccatggctggaggcagcaatgcttctgaataccagttgctacaaAAAAAAGCAGGAAGGCGAGCGTGCTTTCATGGTcagatcctgtttgcaggtttccccatAAGCGGCATCTTGTTgatccctgtgagaacagggagctggactagatgaaacttTGACCTGACCCAACAGCAGGGCTCATGATGTTCTATGACGAGGATGAGGATTATaattatgccccgcccatctggctgggtttccccagccactctgggcggcttccaacaaaatattaaaaatacagtaaaacaccagacattaaaagcttccctaaacagggatgccttcagatgtcttttaaaagccaGGTACCCTGttccccctattttaagacgtagtcataaaataagccatagcaggatttttaagcattcaaggaatataagccacaccctgaaaataaaacatagtgataggcgcagcagcaatgccggccgtggcaggagaaggagggggaaaaataagacatcccctgaaaataagccatagtggtgttgttgttttctgaggaaaaataaatataagacagtgtcttattttcggagaaacacggtagtggtttattttcttgacatctgacgggagcgcgttccacagggcgagcgccaccaccaagaacgctctctgtctggttccccataacctcacttctcgcagggagggaactgccagaaggcccttggagctggacctcagagtctgggctgagtgatgggggtggagatactccttcagatattctgggccaaggccatttagggcaggcatccccaaactgcggccctcaggatgttttggcccacaactcccatgatccctagctaacaggactagtggttggggaagatgggaattgtagtccaaaacatctggagggccgaagtttgggggtgcctaattTAGGGtttttcaaggtcagcaccaacactgtgctcgcaaacgtactgggagccaatgtaggtctttcaggaccggtgttatatgttAGGTGATTGTGGTGGCTCCCTGAAAAAAGATGGTGAGCCAAATTTCGGGAGGCGGCGGCCACTGATGGCCGCAACCCTgagaacttttgttgttgttgttgtttagtcgtttagtcgtgtccgactcttcgtgaccctgaGAACTACCTACTTATGATTACCATCTGTTGGGaaccgcaggagaggagaggggtcttgagctcaggtcctgcttgaggggtTCCTACAGATTGACTGGTGTGAGAACAgaagggtggactagatgggccattggcctgatccagcagccaagctcttccTGTGTGTTCCGACGTCTTCTCCTTCCCCCAGGTGACATTGGACTGCCCCAGCAATGAAGACATCCCCAGGGTGGACAAATTAGTGGAGAAGATCCTTCATTGCAGCTGCCAGGCATGTGGGAAGGAGCAGAGCCAAGAGGGGGCGCTCCTCAACGTCTACGTCAACGGCGACGAGAACCTGCCGGCCGAGggtcctcacccccacccctacgGCCACCACCACCAAGGGGAAGAGGcctccaaccaccaccaccatgaagACGAGCCCAAGGACTGACCTCCGACCTTCCGGGGGTGAACTGCCCCTTCAGCCCAGGCCTTGACGTCTTTCACCCGCCTCTCAAATACCCATCATGCTTTGCTCTTGGCAACGTTGTCGTGGGGAAGCACAGGCCAAGCTGAAGGCGGACCTTTCACCGGGGGCGGCCGATGGGACATTGGGACAAGCTGGCAACCGGCGAGGGAATTGTGGGAGGGGGTGGTTGGGAGGGCGTCATTGATGAAATTGCACACCGCTCTAATATATTGGGGGatgagggaagagggaggggcaaAATGAGAGAGGGGGTCTCTGGGGCCTTTCCTCTTGAAGGTCCGGCGGACACTCGAAGCAAAAAGATCAAAGGCGGCTTCTCGGTTTCTGGCTTTCCATCAGGACATTTCTCTGTGAAGACtacatatagaattgtagagtcggaagggacccccaagggtcatctagtccaaccccgccgTGGGTCCAGTTCTACCACTGGGGATCGATCTCGGAGGAGCCAgactggaaacccccccccaaaaaaaaacattttgacaaAAGAGACTCTCCCCTTTGGTGCTTTTTTAGCAGCAGAAGTGAGACATTTCTTGCATGTTTGTGTTCTGCCCTCACTTGCCTTCACTGCCCCTGGCTACCTCCATCACGACTCTGCCTTCTTTTAATGCAGGGCTGGCGAGCTTGTGTCCCTCCGGGTgtcgctggactccaactcccatcattcttgaacagtggtcatgctggctgggactgctgggagctggagtccaacagtgtctggatgggcaccactttggctatcCCTGTTTGACTTCCTAGCAGCACTTTAATGAATGGAAGATAGAAGGGAGCGAATGAAACTTTACTGGAGAGAACAGGGCGAGAGGGAAGAATCAGGTGGGCCGGCTCCAGACCATTTTTAGCGAGCcagatctagctcagtattgtcaacgctgactggcagcacttCAATAGGCTTTCAGCCgtacctggagatgacaggggTCGAACCGGGgacattctgaatgcaaagcagacactcttGTCACTGGGTTCTGGTTTTCCTAaatattctagtcctcatggttatgGATAAAGGGGCTGAATCAATGAGGAGGTGCACAGAAGGTAGTCTTATTCCaagacagaccactggtccatccaacCTAGGATTGCCAACACTGACCGGCAGGAGCTCTGCAGGAGttcaggcagaggacattcccacACTTACTTCTtcaatgttggggattgaacctgggaacttctgcctacaaaagcagatactctaccaccgAGCAACAACCCTTTCCGCGGGAATTTAACGTAATCTGAATCTGACCCAACAATGGGGGTGAGTCAGATTATTGAATGAAGAGTCTGACATCTTGCCCAACCTTTTCCTTGAATTTTTACACATCTTAATCACGGAATGTTTAGAATGAGATTCGAACACTTGCCTATGTGCAAACCCAGCCTCTCTCCTTGTTCTGCTGACTACAACACTCTtcatggtttctctctctctctctctctctctctctctctctctctctctctctctctctctctctcacacacacacacacacacacacacacacacacgttatatGCATTTCCATCTTTATCGTTGTGTTATTCATCTCtcttaattaaataaaatagatcCAACATCCACATACCGTGTCACTCCAGGTCTTTTGTTGAGTGAGAcaatatagtaaaggtaaagggacccctgactgtttagtccagtcgcgaatgactctggggttgcggcgctcatctcgctttactggccgagggagcaggtgtacagcttccaggtcatgtagccagcatgactaagccgcttcgggcgaaccagagcagcgcatgcaaacgccatttactttcccaccggagcggtacctatttatctacttgcacttgacgtgctttcgaactgctaggttggcaggagctgggactgagcaatgggagctcaccccgtcgcga includes:
- the NBL1 gene encoding neuroblastoma suppressor of tumorigenicity 1 translates to MMLKLLVATLLPALILAAPPPISKLALFPDKSAWCEAKNITQIVGHSGCESKSIQNRACLGQCFSYSVPNTFPQSTESLVHCDSCMPALSMWEVVTLDCPSNEDIPRVDKLVEKILHCSCQACGKEQSQEGALLNVYVNGDENLPAEGPHPHPYGHHHQGEEASNHHHHEDEPKD